The following coding sequences lie in one Mycoplasma tauri genomic window:
- a CDS encoding DNA cytosine methyltransferase: MIEKNKTTKKIKIVELFGGIGAVRKALIKQNIPHEVIDYVEPNEWAVKAYNSLYFENFKPKDIKNYKLPNKKIDLLVHASLCQDFYKNGHKKIDGEIERLIGTYYVSHLREVFRIVQEAKYKPKIILWENSKKILNKKNKPILDMYIKELKKLGYQSAYKVLNSSDFGIPQDRERTFCISFLDKPSSFNLNFKKQEMKNINEFVKEGCQDEKYLLNFKKSPSIVNGYFNKKVKLITDKTKAIPTKWISLHHIGVFKEEIPFYKKQEIENHFKFVNATEKDKSIYKLYDNDIFFINNEPCYLRVLKESECLALMGFDDWDFKKINALSIPKKELYKLAGNSIVVDVLEAIFKRLNKRIWTE, encoded by the coding sequence ATGATAGAAAAAAATAAAACTACTAAAAAAATAAAAATTGTAGAGTTGTTCGGTGGTATCGGAGCAGTAAGAAAAGCATTAATAAAGCAAAATATACCGCATGAAGTAATAGACTATGTTGAACCAAATGAATGAGCTGTAAAAGCTTACAATAGTCTTTATTTTGAAAACTTTAAACCAAAAGACATTAAAAATTATAAATTACCTAATAAAAAAATTGATTTGCTAGTGCATGCTTCATTATGTCAAGACTTTTATAAAAATGGGCATAAAAAAATAGATGGAGAAATTGAGCGTTTAATTGGTACATATTATGTTTCACACTTGCGAGAGGTATTTAGAATAGTTCAAGAAGCAAAATATAAACCTAAAATTATATTATGAGAAAACTCTAAAAAAATTTTAAATAAAAAAAATAAGCCTATTTTAGATATGTATATTAAAGAACTAAAAAAATTAGGTTATCAAAGCGCTTATAAAGTTTTAAATAGTTCTGACTTTGGTATACCTCAAGACAGAGAAAGAACTTTTTGCATAAGTTTTTTAGATAAACCTTCTTCTTTTAATTTAAATTTTAAAAAGCAAGAAATGAAAAATATAAATGAATTTGTTAAAGAAGGTTGCCAAGACGAAAAATATTTATTAAATTTTAAAAAAAGCCCCAGTATTGTCAACGGATATTTTAATAAAAAAGTAAAACTAATAACCGACAAAACAAAGGCAATACCAACAAAATGAATAAGTTTACACCATATAGGAGTATTTAAAGAAGAAATACCATTTTATAAAAAGCAAGAAATTGAAAACCATTTTAAATTTGTTAATGCTACAGAAAAAGATAAAAGTATATATAAGCTTTATGATAATGACATATTTTTCATTAATAATGAACCTTGTTATTTGAGAGTTTTAAAAGAGTCAGAATGCTTGGCTTTAATGGGTTTTGATGATTGAGATTTTAAAAAAATAAATGCCTTATCTATTCCAAAAAAAGAATTGTACAAATTAGCAGGTAATAGTATTGTGGTTGATGTATTAGAAGCAATATTTAAAAGATTAAATAAAAGAATTTGAACGGAATAA